The region ACAGGTTCGACCGTTTTTCCACGTAAGCAATAATATTTCCGGCCTCGCTGGGTTAATAATTTCCTTTCCATCAATTGCGTACTCGTAAATCCCTGTGGAATTCTGCCCCGAGGACTCCCGGCTTCCCGCTGCGCCTTCTTTATCTTCCATTCCTTGTTGACCGCGACGAACAATTCTGTCGCCTCTGTCTCTAAAGCTAAATTCGCTTCACTGCAATACCCCGCGTCGGCTAAAATTATCTCCGCGACTTCTCCGCTCTGTTTTTCCATAGTTTCCATCATCGGCTCAAGTTGTTTCTTGTCATTGCAATCCTGTGTCACTGCCTGTCCCACGATAATCTGA is a window of Candidatus Saganbacteria bacterium DNA encoding:
- a CDS encoding transposase, with the protein product MTQDCNDKKQLEPMMETMEKQSGEVAEIILADAGYCSEANLALETEATELFVAVNKEWKIKKAQREAGSPRGRIPQGFTSTQLMERKLLTQRGRKYYCLRGKTVEPVFGQIKTCRGLTALNRLRKSYFQKYFSLKIHTKA